One window of the Eriocheir sinensis breed Jianghai 21 chromosome 59, ASM2467909v1, whole genome shotgun sequence genome contains the following:
- the LOC126985261 gene encoding calcium-activated chloride channel regulator 1-like, whose product MAPSGVRVFGLLLVALGLVCGSGGVVLVRNGYEGVVVALEETLPPSACKDVVTGLEEVIRAASSVIFGASRGRAHFRQVRVLVPPTWTPAACPSLTALQNATRETWDSADLRVTQNRHPRHGPRPWTLHTQGCGHTGDYVSLGHELLLQNTSFAGDNGRLLAQAWLQYRYGVFEEEGVAGSPVHPPHHRAPDGSWRPTTCANLPLVPSANCDPANLSCPFSLTPEDDPGLTSSFMAFPELPSVRDLCDEGSHDRWAPTRHNLICGGKSVWEVMRASPDFQNNRNVEGGLREGHVTFTYVRARPPRIVLLVEDTNVMNVQKRWDFMRKAVRKLVTYDIPDGYSVGLVVFDSVAATKHPLTTLSEANREKVGSSLPRNPSQEDEHRRCVLCGLQEALRRLAQDGPGGHVVLVAGGSGVLDESEARAAENILGAAQATLHTIVYPLTEKYPRPNGGLATLATRTGGQAYIVPDEGIGEDSKLSMYYNLLDALYHALGGVAGRAALPVKVHATEHPGGRMPVSEGTFLVDAALGADTVFTIFYYDVTHVGNQIHLVSPQGQVIDTANMQTEDANMNMITVRLVEAQVVPGLWRYKVANRADSHQALYVQVTSRPRPRPNVPRITVRGWTSHAAGIVNASDISSPLALYAEVAAGVAGVQEASVTATITRLGYTTNGTQHPPRRVQLLDNGLTGPDMRRGDGVYSRLVPGLTAGTYSVLVEVNGEVEDSKFARHVRVGLVDVVGAAPSRDALPPARVVDLRAAPLPNTDNQVGFFWTVPGGDLDYGVAARYVVKAAHDQRELLEGGGTVLEDWPAPLASPNVQQQHTVAWHEYDRVSYLSLYAVDEVGNTAALGNIVTVYVPAPPTTTAAPAPSAAPAAPANTSAVMDGTGAPVLSSLDTRQLAVVFGCVGGFIVVVALVVCYCTAAHRRHRKAAAAKKVHDPQDAYSVTVTVASKGTDFPDSKEALKDGLKKEYISPVESWSASQLLGGHAGAKRSSVSARSDNTSDHSASTKKSYGGSSGPAEYYGDAGQYQYRHAAYPDHYPAPSDGYPTPTEGYPTPTEGFPPPAEGYPAEAYTVPMEARSYISSQPSDSFLSVSCDLLPSSNGPPAYAAYPAYDASLRSTKVPPPIPPKPKVLYTPEPYGYDNASLDPHSSTPSVASEKRVRNVTMV is encoded by the exons GAGGTGATTCGCGCAGCCTCCAGTGTGATCTTCGGCGCTTCACGAGGACGGGCGCACTTCAGACAGGTTCGGGTGCTGGTTCCTCCCACCTGGACCCCCGCCGCCTGTCCCTCCCTCACCGCCTTGCAGAACGCCACCCGGGAGACCTGGGACTCCGCGGACCTTCGTGTGACCCAGAATAGGCACCCCCGCCACGGCCCCCGCCCCTGGACGCTCCACACCCAGGGCTGCGGCCACACGGGGGACTATGTGTCTCTGGGGCATGAGCTGCTGCTTCAGAACACATCCTTCGCCGGGGACAacg GGCGACTGTTGGCCCAGGCGTGGCTGCAGTACCGCTACGGCGTGTtcgaggaggagggcgtggcggGCAGCCCCGTCCACCCGCCGCACCACCGCGCCCCCGACGGCTCCTGGAGGCCCACCACCTGCGCCAACCTTCCACTCGTCCCCAGCGCCAACTGTGACCCCGCCAACCTCTCCTGCCCCTTCAGCCTCACGCCGGAGGACGACCCCGGCCTCACGTCATCCTTCATGGCCTTCCCGGAGCTGCCCTCG GTTCGCGATCTCTGTGACGAGGGGAGCCACGACCGCTGGGCCCCGACGCGTCACAACCTCATCTGCGGCGGCAAGTCGGTGTGGGAGGTGATGCGCGCCAGCCCCGACTTCCAGAACAACAG GAACGTGGAGGGCGGCCTGAGGGAGGGCCACGTCACCTTCACCTACGTGCGAGCGCGGCCGCCCAGGATCGTGCTGCTGGTCGAGGACACCAATGTGATGAACGTGcag AAGCGCTGGGACTTCATGCGCAAGGCCGTGCGTAAGCTGGTGACGTACGACATCCCCGACGGGTACAGCGTGGGCCTGGTGGTGTTCGACTCGGTGGCGGCCACCAAGCACCCGCTGACCACGCTGTCCGAAGCCAACAGGGAGAAGGTGGGCTCCTCGCTGCCCCGCAACCCGTCCCAGGAGGACGAGCACCGGCGCTGCGTGCTGTGCGGCCTGCAGGAGGCGCTGCGGCGGCTGGCCCAGGACGGGCCGGGCGGCCATGTGGTGCTGGTGGCGGGCGGCAGCGGCGTCCTGGACGAAAGCGAGGCCAGGGCAGCAGAGAATATCCTAGGGGCGGCGCAGGCGACGCTGCACACCATCGTGTACCCGCTCACCGAGAAGTACCCGCGGCCCAACGGCGGCCTGGCCACGCTGGCCACCCGCACCGGAGGCCAGGCCTACATCGTGCCCGACGAGGGCATCGGCGAGGACTCCAAGCTGAGCATGTACTACAACCTGCTGGACGCCCTGTACCACGCCCTGGGCGGCGTGGCGGGGCGCGCCGCACTGCCCGTCAAGGTGCACGCCACGGAGCACCCCGGCGGCCGCATGCCGGTGTCCGAGGGAACCTTTCTGGTGGACGCCGCGCTCGGCGCCGACACGGTGTTCACCATCTTCTACTACGACGTGACGCACGTGGGCAACCAGATCCACCTGGTGAGCCCCCAGGGGCAGGTGATCGACACGGCCAACATGCAGACCGAGGATGCCAACATGAACATGATCACCGTGCGGCTGGTGGAGGCGCAGGTCGTGCCGGGCCTCTGGCGCTACAAGGTGGCCAACCGTGCGGACTCCCACCAGGCGCTGTACGTGCAGGTCACCTCGCGGCCCCGGCCCCGCCCCAACGTGCCCCGCATCACCGTGCGGGGCTGGACCAGCCACGCCGCCGGCATCGTCAATGCTAGCGATATCTCCAGTCCCCTCGCGCTGTACGCGGAGGTGGCGGCGGGCGTGGCGGGCGTGCAGGAGGCCTccgtcaccgccaccatcacgCGTCTCGGCTACACCACCAACGGCACGCAGCACCCGCCGCGCCGCGTCCAGCTGCTCGACAACGGCCTCACAG gTCCAGACATGCGTCGTGGTGATGGCGTGTACTCCCGCCTGGTGCCGGGCCTCACCGCGGGCACCTACAGCGTCCTGGTGGAGGTGAATGGCGAGGTCGAGGACAGCAAGTTCGCGCGTCACGTGCGGGTGGGCCTGGTGGACGTGGTGGGCGCCGCCCCGAGCCGGGAcgccctgccgcccgcccgcGTGGTGGACCTGCGCGCCGCGCCGCTGCCCAACACCGACAACCAGGTCGGCTTCTTCTGGACGGTGCCCGGCGGCGACCTGGACTACGGCGTGGCGGCGCGCTACGTGGTGAAGGCCGCCCATGACCAGCGGGAGCTGCTGGAGGGCGGCGGCACGGTGCTGGAGGACTGGCCGGCGCCGCTGGCCTCCCCCAACGTGCAGCAGCAGCACACCGTGGCGTGGCACGAGTACGACCGCGTGAGTTACCTGTCCCTGTACGCCGTGGACGAGGTGGGCAACACCGCCGCCCTCGGCAACATCGTGACCGTGTACGTGCCGGCCCCGCCCACCACCACGgccgcccccgccccctctgCTGCCCCCGCCGCGCCCGCCAACACGTCCGCCGTGATGGACGGCACGGGGGCGCCCGTCCTCTCCTCCCTGGACACGCGGCAGCTGGCTGTGGTCTTCGGCTGCGTGGGCGGCTTCATCGTGGTGGTGGCGCTCGTCGTGTGCTACTGCACGGCCGCCCACCGTCGCCACCGCAAGGCCGCCGCCGCCAAGAAGGTGCACGACCCGCAGGACGCCTACAGCGTCACCGTCACGGTGGCCTCCAAGGGCACGGACTTCCCCGACAGCAAGGAGGCCCTGAAGGACGGCCTCAAGAAGGAGTACATCAGCCCCGTGGAGTCTTGGTCGGCCTCGCAGCTGCTGGGCGGCCACGCCGGGGCGAAGCGCAGCAGCGTCTCAGCGCGCTCCGACAACACCTCCGACCACAGCGCCTCCACCAAGAAGAGCTACGGCGGCTCCTCTGGCCCCGCCGAGTACTACGGCGACGCCGGCCAGTACCAGTACCGCCACGCCGCCTACCCCGACCACTACCCCGCCCCCAGCGATGGCTACCCCACCCCCACTGAGGGCTACCCCACCCCCACCGAGGGCTTCCCACCCCCAGCCGAGGGCTACCCCGCCGAGGCCTACACGGTGCCCATGGAGGCCCGCTCCTACATCAGCTCACAGCCCTCGGACTCCTTCCTGTCAGTGTCCTGCGACCTGCTGCCATCCTCCAACGGCCCCCCGGCCTACGCTGCCTACCCCGCCTACGACGCCTCCCTCAGGTCCACCAAGGTGCCGCCGCCCATCCCGCCCAAGCCCAAGGTGCTGTACACGCCTGAGCCCTACGGCTACGACAACGCCTCCCTCGACCCGCACTCCTCCACGCCCTCGGTCGCCTCCGAGAAGCGCGTGCGCAACGTGACCATGGTgtag